The proteins below are encoded in one region of Streptomyces sp. NBC_00490:
- a CDS encoding response regulator transcription factor yields MTTAPGTVLVVEDEESIADVLAIALRYHRFEVMIAGTVREALALTERTRPDVALLDVMLPDGDGRALGRRLRAERPDMALVFLTARDSPGDIVGALGFGDDYITKPFNIDEVIARVTAVLRRTRHADVLPQRPPLTYGDLELDETTYSVHRAGRSVELTPTEYALLRFLVRNGGRIVPKEQLLRHVWQYEHTPPESTIVETYISYLRRKLDALGPPVITTRRGVGYGLA; encoded by the coding sequence ATGACGACGGCCCCAGGCACCGTGCTGGTGGTGGAGGACGAGGAGAGCATCGCGGACGTCCTCGCCATCGCCCTGCGCTACCACCGGTTCGAGGTGATGATCGCGGGCACCGTCCGCGAGGCCCTGGCGCTCACCGAGCGCACCCGGCCCGACGTGGCGCTGCTCGACGTCATGCTGCCCGACGGCGACGGACGCGCCCTGGGACGCCGGCTGCGCGCCGAGCGCCCCGACATGGCGCTGGTGTTCCTCACCGCGCGCGACTCGCCCGGTGACATCGTCGGCGCCCTCGGCTTCGGCGACGACTACATCACCAAGCCGTTCAACATCGACGAGGTCATCGCCCGTGTCACCGCGGTGCTGCGGCGGACGCGCCACGCCGACGTGCTGCCGCAGCGGCCGCCGCTGACGTACGGCGATCTGGAGCTGGACGAGACGACGTACAGCGTGCACCGCGCGGGACGGTCCGTCGAGCTGACCCCCACCGAGTACGCGCTGCTGCGCTTCCTGGTGCGCAACGGAGGGCGGATCGTGCCGAAGGAGCAACTCCTGCGCCACGTCTGGCAGTACGAGCACACCCCGCCCGAGTCGACGATCGTGGAGACCTACATCAGCTATCTGCGGCGCAAGCTGGACGCGCTGGGGCCGCCGGTCATCACGACCCGGCGCGGTGTCGGA